The following proteins come from a genomic window of Streptomyces sp. GS7:
- a CDS encoding hydrolase: MSLTTLDARTALVLIDLQRGIVGLPAVPHSGEEVVSRAARLADAFRSHGAPVVLVRVTAAADGADRVPGRTETRQRNATPPPGWDTIVDELSGHPEDILVTKRNWGAFHGTDLDLQLRRRGITQIVLGGVATSIGVESTARAAHEHGYHVTLATDAMSDVDPEAHRNSIERIFPRLGESGTTAEVIDLLAATRG, from the coding sequence ATGTCCCTCACCACTCTTGACGCACGTACCGCACTCGTCCTGATAGACCTGCAACGCGGCATCGTCGGCCTCCCGGCCGTCCCGCACAGCGGTGAAGAAGTCGTCTCCCGCGCGGCCCGACTCGCCGACGCCTTCCGCTCCCACGGCGCTCCGGTCGTCCTCGTACGGGTCACCGCCGCGGCCGACGGAGCGGACCGCGTTCCGGGGCGCACGGAGACCCGGCAGCGGAACGCCACCCCGCCCCCGGGCTGGGACACCATCGTCGACGAACTGTCCGGCCACCCCGAGGACATCCTCGTCACCAAGCGCAACTGGGGTGCCTTCCACGGCACCGACCTCGACCTTCAGCTGCGCCGCCGTGGCATCACCCAGATCGTCCTCGGCGGTGTCGCCACCAGCATCGGAGTGGAATCCACCGCCCGTGCCGCTCACGAGCACGGCTACCACGTCACGCTGGCCACCGACGCCATGAGCGACGTGGATCCCGAGGCTCACCGCAACAGCATCGAGCGCATCTTCCCCCGTCTCGGCGAGAGCGGGACGACTGCGGAGGTCATCGATCTCCTCGCCGCGACCCGCGGCTGA